A single genomic interval of Flavobacteriales bacterium harbors:
- a CDS encoding 4-hydroxy-3-methylbut-2-enyl diphosphate reductase — MRSFTIPVHYRSALIGRIKAFRKAQDPRKQDLAPTLLDLGPVRFVFARHFGFCYGVENAIEISYKALEENPGRRIFLLSQMIHNQAVNDDLTARGMHFIQDTHGRMLMDWSALTAEDIVIIPAFGTTLETEARLKAIGIDPLRYNTTCPFVEKVWKRSDQLGDQQYTVVIHGKATHEETRATFSHTVRKAPAVVLRDMAEAELLGRIIRGDEPADTFERVFRSRASDGFDPARDLQRIGVVNQTTMLATETQAIADHLKQVMIGKYGASDIKAHFADTRDTLCYATNDNQDATHELLKAEADLALVVGGYNSSNTSHLVELLERRFPTYFIKDEGEILSADTIQHFNYPGHKLETTDGWLPAKRPLTIILTSGASCPDTLLDKVMLKVLGFVAGVKDPVEVVEGMVSTG, encoded by the coding sequence GTGCGCAGCTTCACCATTCCCGTCCACTACCGCAGCGCGCTCATCGGCCGCATCAAGGCGTTCCGCAAGGCACAGGACCCGCGCAAGCAGGACCTGGCCCCCACCCTGCTGGACCTGGGACCGGTGCGGTTCGTGTTCGCCCGCCACTTCGGCTTCTGCTACGGGGTGGAGAACGCCATCGAGATCAGCTACAAGGCCCTGGAGGAGAACCCCGGCAGGCGGATCTTCCTCCTCAGCCAGATGATCCACAACCAGGCGGTGAACGACGACCTCACCGCGCGGGGCATGCACTTCATTCAGGATACGCACGGCCGGATGCTGATGGACTGGAGCGCGCTCACGGCCGAGGACATCGTGATCATCCCGGCCTTCGGCACCACGCTGGAGACCGAGGCCCGGCTGAAGGCCATCGGCATCGACCCCCTGCGGTACAACACCACCTGCCCCTTCGTGGAGAAGGTGTGGAAGCGCAGCGACCAGCTGGGTGATCAGCAGTACACGGTGGTGATCCACGGCAAGGCCACGCACGAGGAGACGCGGGCCACCTTCAGCCATACCGTGCGGAAGGCCCCCGCCGTGGTGCTGCGTGACATGGCCGAGGCCGAGCTCCTGGGTCGCATCATCCGCGGCGATGAACCGGCCGACACCTTCGAACGCGTGTTCCGGAGCCGTGCCAGCGACGGCTTCGACCCCGCGCGCGACCTGCAGCGCATCGGTGTGGTGAACCAGACCACCATGCTGGCCACCGAGACCCAGGCCATCGCCGACCACCTGAAGCAGGTGATGATCGGGAAGTACGGCGCTTCGGACATCAAGGCCCATTTCGCCGACACGCGCGACACGCTCTGCTACGCCACCAACGACAACCAGGACGCCACCCACGAACTGCTGAAGGCCGAGGCCGACCTGGCCCTGGTGGTGGGCGGCTACAACAGCAGCAACACCAGTCACCTGGTGGAATTGCTGGAGCGCAGGTTCCCCACCTACTTCATCAAGGACGAAGGCGAGATCCTGAGCGCGGACACCATCCAGCACTTCAACTATCCCGGGCACAAGCTCGAGACCACGGATGGCTGGCTACCTGCGAAGCGCCCGCTCACGATCATCCTCACCAGTGGCGCCAGCTGCCCGGACACCCTGCTGGACAAGGTGATGCTGAAGGTGCTGGGCTTTGTGGCGGGCGTGAAGGACCCGGTGGAAGTGGTGGAGGGGATGGTGTCCACGGGCTAG
- a CDS encoding (d)CMP kinase, which yields MRRITIAIDGFSSCGKSTLARQLAQHLGYTYIDSGAMYRAVALFAMENGLVRDGVLNKEGLLALLDGIDIRFQHDPMTDRSATTLNGRNVEHRIRSLEVSNHVTLVSPVPEVRAKLVRLQQRMGREKGVVMDGRDIGTVVFPDAEVKLYMTARPEVRALRRYHELKTKGAEVTLAEVEANIRRRDLDDTTRAADPLTMAPDAIAIDNSDITAQEQFELALGHVLDVLAQVGQE from the coding sequence GTGCGGCGCATCACCATCGCCATCGACGGCTTTTCGTCCTGCGGCAAGAGCACGCTGGCCCGGCAGCTGGCCCAGCACCTGGGCTATACCTACATCGACAGCGGCGCCATGTACCGGGCGGTGGCCCTCTTCGCCATGGAGAACGGCCTGGTGCGCGACGGGGTGCTGAACAAGGAGGGACTGCTGGCGCTGCTCGACGGCATCGACATCCGGTTCCAGCACGACCCCATGACCGACCGCAGCGCCACCACCCTCAACGGGCGGAACGTGGAGCACAGGATCCGCTCCCTGGAGGTGAGCAACCACGTCACCCTCGTGAGCCCGGTGCCCGAGGTGCGGGCCAAGCTGGTGCGGCTCCAGCAGCGGATGGGGCGCGAGAAAGGGGTGGTGATGGACGGCCGGGACATCGGCACGGTGGTCTTCCCCGACGCGGAGGTGAAGCTGTACATGACGGCCCGCCCGGAGGTGCGCGCCCTGCGCCGCTACCACGAGCTGAAGACCAAGGGCGCGGAGGTCACCCTGGCCGAAGTGGAGGCCAACATCCGCCGGCGCGACCTGGACGATACCACCCGGGCGGCCGATCCGCTGACCATGGCCCCGGATGCGATCGCGATCGACAACAGCGACATCACCGCGCAGGAGCAGTTCGAACTGGCCCTGGGCCACGTGCTCGACGTGCTGGCCCAGGTGGGGCAGGAGTAG
- the porQ gene encoding type IX secretion system protein PorQ, producing the protein MKRSLAAPVALLLLLAPVRAQLGGQAVFRVLDIPSSARISALGGTHIAVMDDDLNMGIFNPSVLNSTMGRQVAFSYLPYFEGIKMGFGSYAHHFDSLRTTFSGTVQFVDYGTFQRTEADGSETGTFRGGEYVVQLGASRALDSLFTVGANLKFITSQLEAYTATGWAADLGATFHKRSMGLTVSALLRNIGFVSSRYTDQKEKLPFDVQLGVSYRFRHAPFRLGLTFVNLQQWDLTYDDPVQQQQIDPTTGEPIVEEVSFFENAVLHLVPNVEVLLGRYFNLRVGYDFQRRRELKVDGKPGISGLSFGLGLRVSKVHLSYGFAQYHLAGISNTITLAARFSDFKKRPPGQEPERRRKRKEEAPAPVSVPEG; encoded by the coding sequence ATGAAGCGATCCCTCGCCGCCCCTGTCGCCTTGCTGCTCCTGTTGGCACCGGTCAGGGCCCAGCTCGGTGGTCAGGCCGTGTTCCGCGTGCTCGACATCCCCTCCTCGGCCCGCATCAGTGCCTTGGGGGGCACCCACATCGCGGTGATGGACGACGACCTGAACATGGGCATCTTCAATCCCTCGGTGCTCAACTCCACCATGGGGCGGCAGGTCGCCTTCAGCTATCTGCCCTACTTCGAGGGCATCAAGATGGGGTTCGGGTCCTACGCCCATCACTTCGACAGCCTGCGCACCACCTTCAGCGGCACGGTGCAGTTCGTGGACTACGGCACCTTCCAGCGGACCGAGGCCGATGGTTCGGAGACCGGCACGTTCCGCGGAGGCGAGTACGTCGTGCAGCTCGGGGCCTCGCGTGCCTTGGACAGCCTGTTCACCGTGGGCGCCAACCTGAAGTTCATCACCTCGCAGCTGGAGGCCTACACCGCCACCGGCTGGGCGGCCGACCTGGGGGCCACCTTTCACAAGCGGAGCATGGGGCTCACCGTGTCGGCGTTGCTGCGCAACATCGGCTTCGTGAGCTCGCGCTACACCGACCAAAAGGAGAAGCTGCCGTTCGATGTGCAGCTGGGGGTCAGCTACCGGTTCCGCCATGCGCCGTTCCGCCTGGGCCTCACCTTCGTCAACCTGCAGCAATGGGACCTCACCTATGACGATCCGGTGCAGCAGCAGCAGATCGACCCCACCACGGGCGAGCCGATCGTGGAGGAGGTCTCCTTCTTCGAGAACGCCGTGTTGCACCTGGTGCCCAACGTGGAGGTGTTGTTGGGCCGCTACTTCAACCTGCGGGTGGGCTACGACTTCCAGCGGCGGCGCGAGCTGAAGGTGGACGGCAAGCCGGGCATCAGCGGGTTGAGCTTTGGCCTCGGCCTGCGCGTGAGCAAGGTGCACCTGAGCTACGGCTTTGCGCAGTACCACCTGGCGGGCATCTCCAACACGATCACCCTGGCGGCCCGGTTCAGCGACTTCAAGAAGCGCCCCCCCGGCCAGGAGCCCGAACGCAGGCGGAAGCGCAAGGAGGAGGCCCCGGCGCCGGTGAGCGTGCCCGAAGGCTGA
- a CDS encoding carboxypeptidase-like regulatory domain-containing protein produces MHRTLLLSLLLLVTWTAFAQNGTVAGVITANEGGTVQPMPFVNVIIKGTTFGASTDLDGKYSFPCPAGEHTLLVSFVGFEPVERTITVVPGAATTADVTLATPSNQLQQVDVVHTVDRERESVLMMERKETDKLVQTIGAQELRKKGATDVAEGVTKMVGMSVVGGRYVFVRGLGDRYNAAYLNGLPLPSPDPDMKVAPLDIIPTDVVGSISVTKAFSPELYGDFSGGSVDIRTRRATAEPTLRIQVGGGVNTRTTFGTFRSSNGGGSDFWGRDDGTRDLPAGAARPGTNIGGEQLLVPTNLNGTQGTAAPDLNFGLSGGTRLRLGEHIALGVIGSASYRNEHRYREGAVRIVNASNAALIDYELQSWQFNTQSSALAGLNLELGKRHQVSVTSLWVNLSSDEHRVNDGFHFDYADRVHARRYTFRRNSMWVNQLAGHHAFGRADRLTLDWSGSMGTADAAEPDRRQLVYLYNTDGGTTNYRFNAIDRLENHRWYSDLREEELSAQAGAAYRVIQRERDMELHNVLTLRTGYQVRRMERRFGYDILTYDLTGVNAANPGGVDVDAPDQYLNATTYAAGQFTLNNSTGPEADHRIERNINGAHLAAEVDLVPEKLKLLTGARFEQGDQRIVYRKQSDSFYQPQRVARIESDDLLPFLSLRLDLRERHVLRLSGSKTISRPGFREMAPFEYTEFFAGTKNIGNPDLRNGTNYNADLRYELYPGHGELLAVGAFGKVLNDPIEKVALATASGQLMSFRNTGQATVAGVEVELVRNIGHLMGRDSSVWNAFSIGLNATYLCSRLEVGEQNAGSESGTVVLTNAARPLQGASPYLLNADLSWTRALGRTLTLTATAAYNVFGARVFAAGANGLGDQYELPVHTLNFILRGDIGRRWQVNLNLRNLLDAPVRVQQETPNGTSLVSEYRTGVGISAGIGFRIL; encoded by the coding sequence ATGCACCGCACCCTCCTTCTCTCCCTGCTTCTGCTGGTGACGTGGACGGCCTTCGCCCAGAACGGCACCGTGGCCGGTGTGATCACCGCCAACGAGGGCGGCACCGTGCAGCCGATGCCCTTCGTGAACGTGATCATCAAGGGCACCACCTTCGGCGCCAGCACCGATCTGGACGGGAAGTACAGCTTTCCCTGCCCGGCGGGCGAACATACCCTGCTGGTGAGCTTCGTGGGCTTCGAGCCCGTGGAGCGCACCATCACCGTGGTGCCGGGTGCGGCCACGACCGCCGATGTCACCCTGGCGACCCCCTCCAACCAGCTCCAGCAGGTGGATGTGGTGCATACGGTGGACCGTGAGCGCGAGTCGGTGCTGATGATGGAGCGCAAGGAGACCGACAAGCTCGTGCAGACCATCGGCGCACAGGAGCTGCGGAAGAAAGGTGCGACGGACGTGGCCGAGGGCGTCACCAAGATGGTCGGCATGAGCGTCGTGGGCGGCCGCTACGTCTTCGTGCGCGGCCTGGGCGACCGCTACAATGCGGCCTACCTCAACGGCCTGCCCCTGCCCTCCCCCGACCCCGACATGAAGGTGGCTCCGCTGGACATCATCCCCACCGATGTGGTGGGCAGCATCTCCGTCACCAAGGCCTTCTCCCCCGAACTCTACGGCGACTTCAGTGGCGGTTCCGTGGACATCCGCACGCGCCGGGCCACGGCCGAGCCGACCCTGCGCATCCAGGTGGGCGGCGGGGTGAACACACGCACCACCTTTGGCACCTTCCGCTCCTCCAACGGCGGGGGCAGCGACTTCTGGGGGCGCGATGATGGCACGCGCGATCTGCCCGCCGGCGCCGCGCGACCCGGGACCAACATCGGCGGGGAGCAGCTCCTGGTCCCCACGAACCTCAACGGCACGCAGGGCACCGCCGCGCCCGACCTCAACTTCGGGCTGTCCGGCGGCACGCGCCTCCGGCTGGGCGAGCACATCGCGCTGGGCGTGATCGGAAGCGCCAGCTACCGCAACGAGCACCGCTACCGGGAAGGGGCCGTGCGCATCGTCAACGCCAGCAACGCCGCGCTGATCGACTACGAACTTCAAAGCTGGCAGTTCAACACCCAGAGCTCCGCGCTCGCCGGCCTGAACCTCGAACTGGGCAAGCGGCATCAGGTGTCCGTCACCAGCCTGTGGGTGAACCTCAGCAGCGACGAGCACCGTGTGAACGACGGCTTCCACTTCGACTACGCCGACCGTGTGCATGCGCGTCGCTACACCTTCCGCCGGAACAGCATGTGGGTGAACCAGCTCGCCGGCCACCATGCGTTCGGCCGGGCCGACCGCCTCACCCTGGACTGGAGCGGATCGATGGGCACCGCCGATGCGGCCGAACCCGACCGTCGGCAACTGGTCTACCTCTACAACACGGATGGCGGGACCACGAACTACCGCTTCAACGCGATCGACCGCCTCGAGAACCACCGTTGGTACAGCGACCTCCGCGAGGAGGAGCTGAGCGCCCAGGCCGGTGCCGCCTACCGCGTGATCCAGCGCGAGCGCGACATGGAGCTCCACAACGTGCTCACGCTCCGCACCGGCTACCAGGTGCGTCGCATGGAGCGCCGCTTCGGGTACGACATCCTCACCTACGACCTCACCGGCGTGAACGCCGCGAACCCTGGCGGGGTCGACGTGGACGCGCCGGACCAGTACCTGAACGCCACCACCTACGCCGCCGGGCAGTTCACCCTCAACAACAGCACCGGCCCCGAAGCGGACCATCGGATCGAGCGGAACATCAACGGGGCCCACCTTGCGGCCGAAGTGGACCTGGTCCCCGAAAAGCTGAAGCTGCTCACCGGCGCGCGCTTCGAGCAGGGCGACCAGCGCATCGTGTACCGCAAGCAGAGCGACAGCTTCTACCAGCCCCAGCGCGTGGCCCGCATCGAGAGCGACGACCTGCTGCCCTTCCTGAGCCTGCGCCTCGACCTGCGTGAGCGTCATGTGCTGCGCCTCAGCGGCAGCAAGACGATCAGCCGGCCCGGCTTCCGTGAAATGGCCCCCTTCGAGTACACCGAGTTCTTCGCGGGCACCAAGAACATCGGGAACCCCGACCTGCGCAACGGCACGAACTACAACGCCGACCTGCGCTATGAGCTCTACCCCGGGCATGGCGAACTGCTCGCCGTGGGCGCCTTCGGCAAGGTGCTGAACGACCCCATCGAGAAGGTGGCGCTGGCCACCGCGAGCGGCCAGCTGATGAGCTTCCGCAACACGGGCCAGGCCACCGTGGCGGGTGTGGAGGTGGAGCTGGTGCGCAACATCGGCCACCTGATGGGGCGTGACAGCAGCGTGTGGAACGCCTTCAGCATCGGATTGAACGCCACCTACCTCTGCAGCCGCCTCGAGGTCGGCGAACAGAACGCCGGATCGGAGAGCGGGACGGTGGTGCTGACGAACGCGGCCCGTCCGCTCCAGGGCGCCAGCCCCTACCTGCTGAACGCCGACCTGAGCTGGACCCGCGCGCTGGGCCGCACGCTGACGCTGACGGCCACCGCCGCGTACAACGTGTTCGGTGCGCGCGTCTTCGCTGCGGGCGCCAATGGCCTGGGCGACCAGTACGAGCTGCCGGTGCACACCCTGAACTTCATCCTGCGCGGCGACATCGGCCGCCGCTGGCAGGTGAACCTCAACCTGCGCAACCTGCTCGACGCCCCGGTGCGGGTGCAGCAGGAAACGCCCAACGGTACCTCGCTCGTGAGCGAGTACCGCACCGGCGTCGGTATCTCCGCCGGCATCGGCTTCCGCATCCTGTAA
- a CDS encoding porin: protein MRASLLLIGLLVLVVSTWAQRPGEGLSARFDKGRGVVIQRDSLFRMTVRFRMQNRFAMLSESGDDLSIGSSDIRIRRMRLRFDGSVLSSKIQYKVQLGFSKADLDLVDGTVAQPIRDAVATYAPDGHWSFTIGQTKLPGNRQRVVSSGALQLPDRSIVNAAFTLDRDFGVFATWQAPIKAHELAVKVALTSGEGRNASPGDEGLCYTGRMEWLPFGAFTDEGDFFEGDLARESRVKVSVAAGYSANINARRSGGQLGTFLPDDQERTLNTFIADALLKYRGLAVSTEFCHRDVAGAPVVMAADGGSVIALEGWGWNTQVSKLLGARNEVVGRYAMVVPSDALQGFTTRSEEGWLGYTRYINHHRVKLQSAVSYAWAGGRAAFDAPGARWGLWLQMELGI from the coding sequence ATGCGCGCATCACTGCTCCTCATTGGCCTTCTGGTCCTGGTCGTCAGCACGTGGGCCCAGCGTCCGGGCGAAGGTCTATCGGCTCGGTTCGACAAGGGCAGAGGTGTGGTCATCCAGCGGGATAGTCTGTTCAGGATGACGGTCCGCTTTCGAATGCAGAACCGGTTCGCCATGTTGAGCGAGAGCGGTGATGACCTGTCCATCGGAAGCAGTGACATCCGGATCCGCCGCATGCGGCTGCGCTTCGATGGTTCCGTGCTCAGCTCCAAGATCCAGTACAAAGTGCAGTTGGGCTTCAGCAAAGCGGACCTGGACCTGGTGGATGGCACGGTGGCGCAGCCCATCCGCGATGCGGTCGCCACCTATGCGCCGGACGGACATTGGAGCTTCACGATCGGTCAGACCAAGCTGCCCGGCAACCGCCAGCGCGTGGTGTCCTCCGGGGCGCTGCAGCTTCCGGACCGCTCCATCGTGAACGCCGCATTCACCTTGGACCGCGATTTCGGGGTCTTCGCCACCTGGCAGGCCCCTATCAAGGCGCATGAGCTCGCTGTGAAGGTGGCGCTCACCAGCGGAGAAGGGCGCAATGCCTCACCCGGGGACGAAGGCCTTTGCTACACGGGACGCATGGAATGGCTTCCGTTCGGGGCGTTCACCGATGAAGGTGATTTCTTCGAGGGGGACCTGGCGCGGGAGTCCAGGGTAAAGGTCTCTGTGGCGGCGGGCTATTCCGCGAACATCAACGCGCGCCGAAGCGGTGGACAGCTCGGTACGTTCCTTCCGGACGATCAAGAGCGCACCTTGAACACCTTCATCGCCGACGCCCTGTTGAAGTACCGCGGACTTGCGGTGAGCACCGAGTTCTGCCACCGGGACGTGGCGGGCGCACCCGTGGTGATGGCAGCCGATGGTGGGTCCGTCATCGCCTTGGAGGGCTGGGGTTGGAACACCCAGGTGAGCAAGCTGCTTGGCGCCCGGAACGAGGTGGTCGGGCGCTATGCGATGGTGGTGCCGTCCGACGCCCTGCAAGGCTTCACGACCCGGAGCGAGGAGGGCTGGCTGGGCTATACACGCTACATCAACCACCACCGGGTGAAGCTGCAGAGCGCGGTCAGTTATGCATGGGCCGGCGGCCGGGCCGCCTTCGATGCACCCGGGGCGCGCTGGGGCCTTTGGTTGCAGATGGAGCTGGGCATCTGA
- a CDS encoding S-adenosylmethionine:tRNA ribosyltransferase-isomerase — protein sequence MPHPRDLSVSAVQYDLPPDRIAQHPPADRGSSRLLVYREGAIEDRRFAELPDLLPSGALLVMNDTRVVNARLHFHKDTGARIEVFCLEPADGGPAEQAFQRTGEVEWRCALGNAKRWKQGPLGQVFRSAQGDVQLFAERLPDDGSGPRVRFNWLPDGLCFADVLARAGKVPLPPYMHREAEDEDQERYQTVFARAEGSVAAPTAGLHFTPALLEALVANGVQRAHVTLHVGAGTFQPVHAGTMAGHAMHRERILVSREVVQQLHDSVGVRPIVVTGTTTMRTLESLYWHGARILRGSDPEEMQVHQWEPYEFPLADHPGVREALGAVLRWMDGRELDQVNGSTALLIAPGYRVRLADALITNFHQPGSTLLLLVAACVGEDWRRIYDHALAGGYRFLSYGDASLLWVRRP from the coding sequence ATGCCGCATCCCCGTGATCTGTCCGTCTCCGCCGTTCAGTACGACCTTCCTCCGGATCGGATCGCCCAGCATCCGCCGGCCGATCGGGGAAGCTCACGGCTGCTGGTGTACCGCGAGGGTGCGATCGAGGACCGGCGGTTCGCCGAGCTGCCCGATCTGCTGCCGTCGGGCGCACTTCTGGTGATGAACGATACCCGCGTGGTGAACGCGCGGCTGCACTTCCACAAGGATACCGGCGCCCGCATCGAGGTGTTCTGTCTGGAGCCCGCCGACGGCGGTCCCGCGGAGCAGGCCTTTCAGCGCACCGGCGAGGTGGAGTGGCGCTGTGCCTTGGGCAACGCGAAGCGATGGAAGCAGGGCCCCTTGGGTCAGGTGTTCCGCTCGGCGCAGGGTGACGTGCAGCTCTTCGCCGAACGGCTGCCCGACGATGGCAGTGGGCCGCGCGTACGGTTCAACTGGCTGCCCGACGGACTGTGCTTCGCCGACGTGCTCGCGCGCGCCGGCAAGGTCCCTCTGCCGCCGTACATGCACCGGGAGGCCGAGGACGAGGACCAGGAACGGTACCAGACGGTCTTCGCCCGTGCCGAGGGATCGGTGGCGGCACCCACGGCCGGCCTGCACTTCACGCCGGCGCTGCTGGAGGCCCTCGTCGCGAATGGCGTACAGCGCGCCCACGTCACCCTGCATGTGGGCGCGGGCACCTTCCAGCCGGTTCACGCCGGGACCATGGCCGGCCATGCCATGCACCGGGAACGCATCCTGGTGTCGCGGGAGGTGGTGCAGCAGTTGCACGACAGCGTGGGGGTGCGGCCCATCGTGGTCACCGGCACCACCACCATGCGGACGCTGGAGAGCCTGTACTGGCACGGCGCCCGGATCCTACGCGGCTCCGATCCGGAGGAGATGCAGGTTCACCAGTGGGAGCCGTATGAGTTCCCGCTGGCGGATCATCCGGGCGTACGCGAGGCCTTGGGCGCCGTGCTGCGCTGGATGGACGGCCGTGAGCTGGATCAGGTCAACGGTAGCACGGCCTTGCTCATCGCGCCCGGCTACCGCGTGCGGCTGGCCGATGCGCTGATCACGAACTTCCACCAGCCCGGCAGCACCCTGCTGCTGCTGGTCGCGGCCTGCGTGGGGGAGGACTGGCGCCGGATCTACGATCATGCGCTGGCCGGGGGCTACCGCTTCCTGAGCTACGGGGACGCCTCGCTGCTGTGGGTGCGGCGACCGTGA
- a CDS encoding S-adenosylmethionine:tRNA ribosyltransferase-isomerase: protein MDHPRLLSISTVQYDLPPDRIAQHPPADRGSSRLLVYREGAIEDRRFAELHDLLPSRVLLVMNDTRVLNARLHFQKDTGARIEVFCLEPADGGPLQQAFQRTGEVEWRCADGLRM, encoded by the coding sequence ATGGATCATCCGCGCCTGCTTTCCATTTCCACCGTTCAGTACGACCTTCCTCCGGATCGGATCGCCCAGCATCCGCCGGCCGATCGGGGAAGCTCACGGCTGCTGGTGTACCGCGAGGGTGCGATCGAGGACCGGCGGTTCGCCGAGCTGCACGATCTGCTGCCATCGCGCGTACTTCTGGTGATGAACGATACCCGCGTGCTGAACGCGCGGCTGCATTTCCAGAAGGACACCGGCGCTCGCATCGAGGTGTTCTGTCTGGAGCCCGCCGACGGCGGTCCCTTGCAGCAGGCCTTTCAGCGCACCGGCGAGGTGGAATGGCGCTGTGCGGACGGCCTGCGGATGTAA